Proteins from a genomic interval of Dermacentor variabilis isolate Ectoservices chromosome 8, ASM5094787v1, whole genome shotgun sequence:
- the LOC142590857 gene encoding uncharacterized protein LOC142590857: MTNTCLTCNEELCEDAVFLTCLECHFVYHIGTCSGVNEAAYKKKTESAKKAWKCPTCKTAKARSNQSGKKTSEEPEANLASEIADIRLVLTEVLKIKSKIDTLGEIKATVDGIEQFMQEMATKYDEVLSKIKQQDADMSALGKRVEKLEARVTEQENQELRQQVNELEQYSRRQNLEIVGLPYHDNENLLEKLNVLATDVELPPLSEADVEAVHRLPSRSINDIEVGDSAKKVASVLVRFVSRSTRDAWLAKKGQLKETKSKIFFNENLTAQNKALFWKMKKMAKEKEYVFAWLKNGKMFVRRGPRSRAIRIRTTNDLDKIR; encoded by the coding sequence ATGACTAACACATGTCTTACATGCAACGAAGAGCTTTGTGAGGATGCAGTGTTCCTAACGTGCTTGGAATGTCATTTTGTGTATCACATTGGCACATGTTCAGGGGTAAATGAAGCCGCatacaaaaagaagacagaaagtgCAAAAAAGGCATGGAAATGCCCAACATGTAAAACAGCTAAGGCTCGAAGCAACCAGAGCGGTAAGAAAACAAGCGAGGAACCGGAAGCAAATCTTGCAAGTGAAATTGCGGATATTCGTCTCGTGCTCACAGAAGTACTTAAGATTAAGTCAAAAATAGATACACTAGGTGAGATAAAGGCCACTGTGGATGGTATTGAGCAGTTTATGCAAGAAATGGCCACAAAATACGACGAAGTTCTGTCAAAAATAAAACAGCAGGATGCAGACATGTCTGCCCTCGGAAAGCGAGTGGAAAAACTCGAGGCTCGGGTAACAGAACAAGAAAACCAGGAATTAAGgcaacaagttaacgaactagagcAGTACAGCAGACGTCAAAATTTAGAAATAGTTGGGCTTCCCTATCATGATAATGAAAACTTGCTGGAAAAGCTTAATGTCTTGGCCACTGATGTCGAACTTCCACCCCTTTCCGAGGCAGATGTTGAGGCTGTTCATCGATTGCCCTCACGGTCTATCAATGACATTGAGGTCGGGGACAGTGCTAAGAAGGTTGCATCTGTTCTTGTTCGCTTCGTATCCCGTTCAACTAGAGACGCATGGCTTGCAAAAAAAGGACAACTAAAGGAAACGAAATCTAAAATTTTCTTCAATGAAAACCTGACAGCACAAAACAAGGCGCTCTTctggaaaatgaagaaaatggcGAAAGAAAAGGAGTATGTGTTTGCCTGGCTAAAGAATGGAAAAATGTTTGTCCGTCGCGGCCCCCGCAGCCGAGCTATCAGGATTAGGACGACAAACGATCTGGACAAGATACGTTGA